A genomic window from Vagococcus sp. CY52-2 includes:
- the dnaN gene encoding DNA polymerase III subunit beta: protein MKITLNRAAFLNELTTVQRAISGKTTIPILTGVKLSITDVGLTLTGSNADISIETFLSVDNDKASMLIESTGSIVIQARFFNEIIKKLPEQTLTLELIENNQVIITSGKALFNVNGLNADSYPQLPIIEDQTNFKLPARVLNKLISETVFAVSSQESRPILTGVHMTLNDNNLLAVATDSHRLSQRKMELDNVNQTFDVVIPGKSLQELSRSFKDEEEQVDISIMENQILFRTETMNFYSRLLEGNYPDTNRLIPTNFNTEISFNVSSLLSAIDRASLLSHEGRNNIVKLAIDAEQVIIYGNSPEIGNVEEKLTYIEVTGDPITISFNPDYMKASLKSFGDIDVTIRFISPIRPFTLQPKDGDIEFIQLITPVRTN from the coding sequence ATGAAAATAACGTTAAATCGCGCAGCATTTTTAAATGAATTAACTACAGTTCAACGTGCTATTTCCGGTAAAACAACTATTCCTATATTGACAGGGGTAAAATTAAGTATCACAGATGTTGGCTTAACTCTTACAGGTAGTAACGCTGATATTTCTATTGAAACTTTTTTAAGTGTTGATAATGATAAAGCCAGTATGCTAATTGAATCCACTGGATCAATAGTTATTCAAGCACGTTTCTTTAATGAAATTATAAAAAAATTGCCTGAACAAACATTAACTTTAGAGTTAATTGAGAATAATCAAGTTATTATTACATCAGGAAAAGCTTTATTTAATGTTAATGGATTAAATGCTGATAGTTATCCTCAGTTACCAATTATTGAGGATCAAACCAACTTCAAATTACCTGCAAGGGTATTAAATAAATTAATCAGTGAAACTGTTTTTGCTGTATCATCACAAGAAAGTAGACCAATACTTACAGGGGTACATATGACTCTAAATGATAATAATTTATTAGCAGTTGCAACAGATAGTCATCGTTTAAGTCAACGTAAAATGGAACTAGACAATGTCAATCAAACTTTTGATGTCGTGATACCTGGAAAAAGCTTACAAGAATTATCACGTTCATTTAAAGATGAAGAAGAGCAAGTTGATATTTCTATTATGGAAAATCAAATTTTATTTAGAACAGAAACAATGAATTTTTACTCTAGGTTATTAGAAGGAAATTATCCTGATACTAATCGTTTAATCCCGACGAATTTTAATACTGAAATTAGTTTTAATGTCTCTAGTTTATTATCAGCGATTGATCGAGCGTCATTACTATCTCATGAGGGCCGTAATAATATTGTCAAGTTAGCAATTGATGCTGAACAAGTGATTATTTATGGAAATTCACCTGAAATTGGTAATGTAGAGGAAAAATTAACTTATATCGAAGTTACAGGTGATCCTATAACAATCTCTTTTAATCCTGACTATATGAAAGCATCATTAAAATCGTTTGGAGATATCGATGTGACAATTCGTTTTATTTCACCGATTCGTCCATTCACACTCCAACCTAAAGATGGTGATATTGAATTTATTCAACTAATAACACCAGTTAGAACCAATTAG
- a CDS encoding glutathione peroxidase, which yields MTIYGYEATLDNGESYFLEKYKGKVMIIVNTATKCGLAPQFKELETIYQTYKDKGLVILGFPSNQFHQEVKTSEEASQACRMTYGVTFPMHQLSKVNGKAANPIFSYLMNEAPGVLGDKIKWNFTKFLINQKGEVVKRFSPTDKPEKMVPDIEKLLN from the coding sequence GTGACAATTTATGGTTACGAAGCGACGTTAGATAATGGAGAGTCTTACTTTTTGGAAAAATATAAAGGGAAAGTAATGATTATTGTCAATACTGCAACTAAATGCGGACTAGCACCACAATTTAAGGAATTGGAGACTATTTATCAAACCTATAAGGATAAAGGGTTAGTAATATTAGGATTTCCATCTAATCAGTTTCATCAGGAAGTAAAAACAAGTGAAGAAGCTAGCCAAGCATGTCGAATGACTTATGGAGTGACATTTCCTATGCATCAATTATCTAAGGTGAATGGTAAAGCTGCTAATCCTATTTTTAGCTATTTGATGAACGAAGCACCTGGAGTACTAGGTGACAAAATTAAATGGAATTTCACTAAATTCTTAATTAATCAAAAAGGGGAAGTCGTTAAACGATTTTCACCAACAGACAAACCTGAAAAAATGGTACCAGATATTGAAAAACTATTAAATTAA